AGTATCATTACCGATCAAACCCTTTAAGAACTATGTCAAACAGCTTGGATATGAAACAAGTGTGCCTAATGTACTTCATCCGTCCGGTTTAATACAACGAATGAAGAGAGATAAAAAGAGTACATACTCTTCCATTCGATTCGTCTTATTAAAAGATGTTGGATCTCCATCTTTAGAAGAAGTTGATGAAACAATGTTATATACATTGTTAAGTAGAAAGGAGAATGATCATTGATACGTGGGATAAGGGGAGCGACGACAGTAAACAAAAATGACGAAGAAGAAATTTTACAAGCAACGGTTGAATTATTAAAAGATATTACTCAAAAAAATGCCGTTCAACCTGAGGAAATCTCTCATATTATTATTACAATGACCCAAGATTTAAATGCCACATTTCCTGCAGGTGCTACAAGAATGATAGAAGGTTTTGAACGTGTTCCGGTTATGTGTGCTCAAGAAATTCCTGTTCCGAACAGTTTACAAAAGTGTATTAGAGTCATGTGTAATGTTAATACAGAGAAAAAACAAGGCGAAATACAACATATTTATTTAAAAGAGGCTGTGCAATTAAGACCAGATTTAACCTTGACAAATAAAAGCGAATCACGATAGGATAACAATAAGTTGAGATGAAAGAAGATTAGTTTAGTTAAGTTTTATTTAGTTTATAAGATGCTTTTTAGATTAGTTTAGAAAATAAGATGAGTTGAGTTGAGTGAAGTTGAGGAGAGCTGAGTAAAAGCAGTATGTATGAATAAGCATACGTCTGTCTTCTCAGACAGGCGTTTTATTTATATTCCGCGCTTTAATGCTTTAAATTGATGAAAATACACCTCATTATTATATCTCCCAGCTTCAATCACTTAGATTTCTCAGAAGAGGTGAATCATGTGATTGAACAAAATCTACAGCAGTTTGTTAATGATGCCTCAAACTGCAAAACTATTCCGATGTCACGAACAATCTTCGCTGACATGACGACCCCTATTCAATTATTTCAATTATTTGATGATCGAGCAGCTTTTATATTAGAGAGCCATGATGAAAAATCCATCTGGTCAAACTATTCATTTATAGGAATTGATCCGACACACGTATTGATTGAACATAACGGAAAGTTTTCATTTGAAACAATCGATGGTCAACAAATTTATGAAAGTGATCGTATGCAGGATATTTGGAACAAATGTCACGATCATTTTCAATTATCTTCAAATATCCCGGACATCCCATTCCCTGGTGGTGCAGTTGGTTATTTTACATTTGAAGCGTATAGCCTTTATGAGCCAAAAGTTTCTAGAGATGATACAGAAGGTTCGAAAGTCTGTCTATTATTTTGTGAAACGATTTTGGCTTTCGACCATGAAAAAGAACAGTTAACGATCATTTATTACAAACAAGTAGGAAGTGAACCGAAAGTAGATTTTTATCACGGGTCTAAACATCTCGAAAATCTAATTGAGAAGATCAAACATGGTTCACCAAATACACCCTCAATCTTTCAATCGGAATCGAGTGTAAATGAGGACTTGTTTCTAAATGTTCAATCAAATGAAACGAAACATTCTTTTATAGAAAAAGTAAACAAAGTGAAAAAGTATATTGTGGCAGGAGATGTGTTCCAAACTGTGTTATCCCAAAGATTTTCCATCCCTGTAAAGTCATCCGGGATTGATTTATATCGTGTGTTGAGAAAGGTAAACCCTTCACCTTATTTATACTATTTACGATTAGGAAGTGAAGAAATTATCGGAAGTTCACCTGAAAGGCTCGTGAAAATTGAAGCTTGTGGTGAACTGGAAATCCACCCAATTGCTGGAACACGTCCTCGAGGAAAATCAAAAGAAGAAGATGAAGCTTTAGCTTTAGATCTAAAAAACGATGAAAAAGAAAAAGCGGAGCATCTAATGCTCGTAGACCTTGCAAGAAATGATATCGGAAAA
The Bacillus shivajii DNA segment above includes these coding regions:
- a CDS encoding anthranilate synthase component I family protein, giving the protein MIEQNLQQFVNDASNCKTIPMSRTIFADMTTPIQLFQLFDDRAAFILESHDEKSIWSNYSFIGIDPTHVLIEHNGKFSFETIDGQQIYESDRMQDIWNKCHDHFQLSSNIPDIPFPGGAVGYFTFEAYSLYEPKVSRDDTEGSKVCLLFCETILAFDHEKEQLTIIYYKQVGSEPKVDFYHGSKHLENLIEKIKHGSPNTPSIFQSESSVNEDLFLNVQSNETKHSFIEKVNKVKKYIVAGDVFQTVLSQRFSIPVKSSGIDLYRVLRKVNPSPYLYYLRLGSEEIIGSSPERLVKIEACGELEIHPIAGTRPRGKSKEEDEALALDLKNDEKEKAEHLMLVDLARNDIGKVSKPGTVQVKDFMTMTYFSHVMHLITKVYGQMSEKVSPFEALFSSHPAGTVSGAPKVRAVEIIQELEEEKRGVYAGAIAYCGWNGAIDSCIAIRTMILKDGVVSIQAGAGIVHDSNPEAEYEETKNKAKALLYAVKLAEKRFEQGEADENGKCVKELTK
- the aroH gene encoding chorismate mutase, with amino-acid sequence MIRGIRGATTVNKNDEEEILQATVELLKDITQKNAVQPEEISHIIITMTQDLNATFPAGATRMIEGFERVPVMCAQEIPVPNSLQKCIRVMCNVNTEKKQGEIQHIYLKEAVQLRPDLTLTNKSESR